A genomic window from Helicobacter suis HS1 includes:
- the nuoH gene encoding NADH-quinone oxidoreductase subunit NuoH: MSAEIIETLVKILVVVLVFSGLGAFGTYLERKVLAYFQRRLGPTYVGPFGLLQVIADAIKLFTKEDIIPQHANRLIFAIAPVIAMVSAFVSMAPIPFFGDFTFFGHTIKPIISDINVGLLFFLAVGSAGIYAPLLAGLASNSKYSLLGSARAAIQLLSFEVVSTLTILAPIMVVGSLSLVEINHYQEGGMIHWLVFKQPLAFFLFLIASYAELNRTPFDLLEHEAEIVAGFCTEYSGLKWGMFFLAEYAHLFAFCFVISLIFFGGYSAWGFIPGGIAILIKVCFFVFLSMWARATFPHVRPDQLMRMCWKIMLPLSLLNILITALVILI; encoded by the coding sequence ATGAGCGCTGAGATCATAGAAACTTTGGTAAAAATTTTGGTCGTGGTACTGGTTTTTTCCGGTTTAGGGGCTTTTGGGACTTATTTAGAGCGCAAGGTCTTAGCCTATTTTCAGCGAAGACTAGGCCCTACTTATGTAGGCCCTTTTGGGCTTTTGCAAGTCATAGCCGATGCGATCAAACTCTTTACCAAAGAGGACATTATTCCCCAGCATGCAAACCGCCTTATCTTTGCTATAGCCCCTGTAATTGCAATGGTGAGTGCTTTTGTAAGCATGGCGCCCATTCCTTTTTTTGGGGATTTTACTTTCTTTGGGCATACCATTAAGCCCATTATCTCAGACATCAATGTAGGCTTGCTTTTCTTTTTAGCCGTAGGTTCAGCAGGTATTTATGCGCCCCTTTTAGCCGGGCTAGCCTCCAATAGCAAATATTCTTTACTAGGCTCTGCGCGCGCAGCGATCCAACTGCTTAGCTTTGAAGTGGTGAGTACACTCACCATTTTAGCCCCTATCATGGTTGTAGGCTCTCTTTCTTTAGTAGAGATCAACCACTACCAAGAGGGCGGCATGATTCACTGGCTGGTTTTTAAACAACCTTTAGCCTTTTTCTTATTCTTAATTGCTAGTTATGCAGAACTTAACCGCACTCCCTTTGACTTGCTTGAACATGAAGCCGAAATTGTAGCCGGGTTTTGTACAGAATATAGCGGGCTTAAATGGGGAATGTTTTTCTTAGCTGAGTACGCCCATCTCTTTGCCTTCTGTTTTGTGATTTCTTTAATATTCTTTGGAGGCTATAGTGCTTGGGGTTTTATTCCCGGGGGCATTGCTATTTTGATTAAAGTCTGCTTTTTTGTCTTTTTATCCATGTGGGCACGGGCGACCTTCCCCCATGTCCGCCCCGATCAGCTCATGAGAATGTGCTGGAAAATCATGTTGCCTTTATCTTTACTTAATATTCTTATCACAGCGCTTGTTATCTTAATCTAG
- a CDS encoding DUF7494 domain-containing protein has protein sequence MPRILGLLMLACALLPALSLTITNGREKGEDFATLTLTHDKSFKCKEVKYPLQEIICTIASIPSMGFMPFQTEFLILLGLETASLSMCVLMALNKQKLFALPYDYKQSIPIQRLSLESSKTWQIVGFVHTIPFLTTKDPTAVYPEGLNFPILIDEAQTPLIPELDVDNQPIMHAKDQGLGEYLNTKRLIDNGYYMEALESNSRVCGDLAGTLCLCSHFNL, from the coding sequence ATGCCGCGCATTTTAGGGCTTTTAATGCTAGCATGTGCGCTATTGCCTGCACTGAGTCTTACTATCACAAATGGCAGAGAAAAAGGGGAGGATTTTGCAACCCTCACTCTAACCCATGATAAGTCCTTCAAATGCAAAGAAGTCAAGTACCCCTTACAAGAAATTATCTGCACCATTGCCTCAATCCCTTCAATGGGTTTTATGCCTTTCCAAACAGAGTTTCTCATTCTCTTAGGTTTAGAAACCGCCTCTTTATCTATGTGTGTGTTAATGGCTCTAAATAAACAAAAACTCTTCGCGCTCCCCTATGATTATAAACAAAGTATCCCCATTCAAAGACTATCCTTAGAATCTTCTAAAACATGGCAAATTGTGGGTTTTGTACACACCATTCCCTTTTTGACTACAAAAGACCCTACAGCGGTGTATCCTGAGGGTTTGAATTTTCCTATTTTAATTGATGAAGCCCAAACGCCCTTAATTCCAGAATTAGATGTGGATAACCAGCCTATTATGCACGCTAAAGATCAAGGTTTAGGAGAATATCTTAATACCAAGCGCTTGATTGATAATGGTTATTATATGGAGGCTTTAGAATCCAATAGCCGGGTTTGTGGTGATCTTGCGGGTACTCTATGTCTTTGCTCACACTTCAATCTTTGA
- the nuoL gene encoding NADH-quinone oxidoreductase subunit L, which yields MQDLLVVLFAPLIGALYAGFWGGHAKRLHVGVINSTLLGFSCAGAICLLIKALHGQLVQVELLDWINLGSLHVNFSFALDPISTVMIVVVTVVSFLVHVYSIGYMQEDKGFNRYFSYLSGFVFSMLVLVLSDNFLGLFVGWEGVGLCSYLLIGFWYQKKSANNASIEAFVINRIADLGMLMGILLIYWTFGSLQYSVVFSNLTHTDSNLLFWIGVLLFIGAVGKSAQFPLHTWLANAMEGPTPVSALIHAATMVTAGVYLVVRAHPLYHVIPQVSYAIACLGAFVALFGASMALVNQDLKRIVAYSTLSQLGYMFVGAGLGAYWVALFHLFTHAFFKALLFLGAGNVMHAMHDELNITKMGKLYQPLKMTAILMGLASLALCGIYPFAGFFSKDKILEVAFATGHHGLFLALLIGAFFTAFYSFRLLMLVFFAPQKHNLDHPHEAPSFMLLAMLPLGILAIIAGFFEHSFLDFISKAISVPSFAEYPVPKGLLLILTTLGVLASIAYAIKKYQKGMSAKEGGFFYHLLFNQYYIPKLYAKISQIFLQFAYILWRKVEIRVLDPIVDILAKIPVLLGTSLRPMQSGNLSSTLRWMAFGVLAITLLAMLSYWS from the coding sequence ATGCAAGATCTGCTTGTTGTGTTATTTGCGCCTTTAATCGGAGCACTTTATGCGGGTTTTTGGGGTGGGCATGCAAAAAGATTACATGTAGGGGTGATCAACTCAACTTTACTAGGTTTTTCTTGTGCGGGGGCTATATGCCTACTGATAAAGGCCTTACATGGGCAACTTGTACAAGTAGAGTTATTAGATTGGATTAATCTAGGTAGTTTGCATGTTAATTTTTCCTTTGCACTTGATCCTATCAGTACCGTTATGATTGTGGTGGTAACAGTTGTTTCTTTTTTAGTACATGTCTATTCCATTGGCTACATGCAAGAAGATAAGGGTTTTAACCGCTATTTTAGCTATCTTTCTGGCTTTGTATTTTCTATGCTGGTGCTGGTACTTAGCGATAACTTTTTAGGTCTCTTTGTAGGCTGGGAGGGTGTGGGGCTATGTTCTTATTTGCTCATTGGCTTTTGGTATCAAAAGAAAAGCGCAAACAACGCCTCTATTGAAGCCTTTGTGATAAATCGCATCGCTGATTTAGGCATGCTTATGGGAATTTTGCTTATCTACTGGACTTTTGGCTCGTTACAATATTCTGTTGTCTTTTCTAATCTTACACATACCGATTCTAATTTGCTCTTTTGGATTGGGGTTTTACTCTTTATCGGGGCGGTTGGCAAAAGCGCACAGTTCCCTTTACACACTTGGCTAGCTAATGCTATGGAGGGGCCTACTCCGGTCTCTGCGCTTATCCACGCGGCCACTATGGTAACAGCTGGGGTTTATTTAGTTGTACGCGCCCATCCACTCTACCATGTAATTCCACAAGTGAGTTATGCCATTGCCTGTTTAGGGGCTTTTGTAGCGCTTTTTGGGGCAAGTATGGCATTAGTTAATCAAGATTTAAAGCGCATTGTTGCCTACTCTACTCTCTCCCAATTAGGCTATATGTTTGTAGGAGCGGGGCTTGGGGCCTACTGGGTAGCGCTGTTTCACCTTTTTACCCATGCCTTTTTTAAAGCGCTTTTATTTTTGGGTGCGGGTAATGTGATGCATGCCATGCATGATGAACTTAATATCACTAAAATGGGTAAATTATACCAACCCTTAAAAATGACAGCTATTTTAATGGGACTAGCCTCGCTAGCTTTGTGTGGGATTTATCCCTTTGCTGGCTTTTTTTCTAAAGATAAAATTTTAGAAGTAGCCTTTGCTACCGGCCACCATGGGCTATTCTTGGCTTTATTAATCGGGGCGTTTTTTACCGCCTTTTATAGTTTTAGACTCTTAATGCTTGTCTTTTTTGCCCCTCAAAAACACAACCTAGATCACCCCCATGAAGCGCCTAGTTTCATGTTATTAGCCATGTTACCCTTAGGGATTTTAGCTATCATAGCGGGCTTTTTTGAGCATTCTTTTTTAGATTTTATCTCTAAAGCTATTTCTGTGCCCTCCTTTGCAGAATACCCTGTACCAAAAGGTTTATTACTAATCCTCACCACTTTAGGCGTACTAGCCTCTATTGCCTATGCTATTAAAAAATACCAAAAAGGCATGAGCGCTAAGGAAGGCGGGTTTTTCTATCATTTGCTCTTTAACCAGTATTATATCCCTAAGCTCTATGCTAAGATTAGCCAGATTTTTCTCCAGTTTGCCTATATTTTGTGGCGTAAAGTAGAAATACGCGTTTTAGATCCTATTGTAGATATTTTGGCTAAAATCCCCGTTTTGCTGGGTACTTCTTTGCGCCCTATGCAGAGTGGAAATTTAAGTAGCACCCTAAGATGGATGGCCTTTGGGGTGCTAGCCATCACCCTCTTAGCCATGCTAAGTTACTGGAGTTAA
- a CDS encoding complex I subunit 4 family protein encodes MDALLPHHFLSVLIFFPILASLPLFGLQDKQAKIYGVVIAFLELLLVLGLWAVFDKQTGMMQFEESVELLKLMGINYHVGVDGISLFLILLTAFVIFLLSLYVTEHAKDMLICFLLLEGILMGVFSALNLIFFYVFWEASLLPALYLIGRFGVKDKIYSALKFFLYTFFASLFMLLGIIYYAHSCLTFSGNPYWDFDLNTFSQVIPAQELPGNAYLWVFGALFLGIAVKIPIFPFHSWLPYAYGNAPVAGSALLSALLLKMGTYAVVRFLLPLFPNAVLYLLLPLSTLSLFMVIYAGILACAQREMKRLVAYSSMSHMGVALLGLYALNTEGVGGAIFTMFSHGLVSAGLFMLIGMLYDRSRSTKIVAFKGLAQTMPAYATFFMIILLANVGMPLTSGFVGEFLSLLGFFKISPLFALLAGTTIILSAIYMLVLYKKVFYGLPNRCVQAFKDICWREKSIMACLVAAILFLGIYPKPLLSPIERSVQVLLQTLQGRLIS; translated from the coding sequence ATGGATGCCCTATTGCCACACCATTTTTTAAGTGTTTTGATATTCTTCCCTATCCTAGCGTCTTTGCCCCTTTTTGGGTTACAAGATAAACAGGCTAAGATTTATGGCGTCGTGATCGCCTTTTTAGAATTGCTTTTAGTTTTAGGATTGTGGGCTGTATTTGATAAACAAACGGGCATGATGCAGTTTGAAGAGTCTGTAGAATTACTCAAACTAATGGGCATTAACTACCATGTGGGTGTAGATGGGATTTCACTCTTTTTAATCTTGCTTACTGCCTTTGTGATCTTTTTACTATCCTTATATGTTACAGAACATGCTAAAGACATGCTAATTTGCTTTCTTCTCTTAGAGGGGATTTTAATGGGTGTGTTTAGCGCGCTTAACCTCATCTTTTTTTATGTGTTTTGGGAAGCCTCGCTTTTGCCAGCACTCTATTTAATCGGGCGTTTTGGGGTTAAAGATAAAATCTATTCTGCACTTAAATTCTTTCTTTATACCTTTTTTGCCTCTTTGTTCATGCTTTTAGGGATTATCTATTATGCCCATAGTTGCCTCACTTTTTCAGGTAATCCCTACTGGGATTTTGATCTAAACACCTTCTCACAAGTGATACCAGCCCAAGAGCTACCCGGTAATGCGTATTTATGGGTCTTTGGGGCGCTTTTCTTAGGCATTGCGGTTAAAATCCCTATTTTTCCTTTCCATAGCTGGTTACCTTATGCTTATGGTAACGCCCCTGTTGCCGGATCAGCCCTACTTTCTGCCTTACTTCTTAAAATGGGCACTTATGCAGTGGTGCGCTTTTTACTCCCCTTATTCCCTAATGCCGTACTCTATCTTTTATTGCCTCTGAGTACTTTATCCCTATTCATGGTAATTTATGCGGGGATTTTAGCCTGTGCCCAAAGAGAGATGAAACGGCTGGTTGCTTATAGCTCCATGTCGCACATGGGTGTAGCGCTTTTAGGGTTATATGCGCTTAATACAGAGGGCGTGGGCGGAGCTATCTTTACAATGTTTTCACACGGCTTAGTCAGCGCCGGGCTTTTTATGCTCATTGGCATGCTTTATGATCGCAGCCGCTCTACTAAAATAGTGGCCTTTAAAGGATTAGCCCAAACCATGCCGGCCTATGCCACCTTTTTTATGATCATTCTTTTAGCCAATGTGGGCATGCCCTTAACTAGCGGTTTTGTAGGTGAATTTTTAAGTTTACTAGGCTTTTTTAAAATCTCCCCTCTTTTTGCGCTTTTAGCCGGAACCACCATTATTTTATCTGCTATCTATATGCTAGTGCTGTATAAAAAGGTCTTTTATGGTTTACCAAATAGATGTGTACAGGCGTTTAAAGATATATGTTGGCGTGAGAAAAGCATCATGGCATGTTTAGTAGCTGCTATTTTATTTTTAGGCATTTATCCTAAGCCTCTTTTATCTCCTATTGAGCGAAGCGTGCAAGTGTTATTACAAACCCTACAAGGGCGATTAATTTCCTAA
- a CDS encoding NADH-quinone oxidoreductase subunit J, which produces MFEVIAFYFFAIFTLSMALIVVSTSNILYAMSALAASMVFISGFFFLLGAEFLGVVQILVYVGAVIVMYAFGMMFFNASEEVIERSHKPWLVYILGGVFALLLVVILGAPALNNYAHHLSAENLQIVTPNLSTTNVHLMGYFVFTKYRIAFEAGGVMLLSALIGGITTALRKSYLSQKENA; this is translated from the coding sequence ATGTTTGAGGTTATCGCCTTTTATTTCTTTGCAATCTTCACTTTAAGCATGGCTTTGATCGTGGTGAGTACAAGTAATATTTTATACGCCATGAGTGCTCTAGCTGCTAGTATGGTTTTTATTTCAGGCTTTTTCTTTTTGCTAGGTGCGGAGTTTTTAGGCGTGGTTCAAATTTTAGTGTATGTGGGGGCGGTGATTGTGATGTATGCCTTTGGCATGATGTTTTTTAATGCCTCTGAGGAGGTGATTGAGAGATCGCATAAACCTTGGCTAGTTTATATACTAGGCGGCGTTTTTGCGTTGCTCTTAGTTGTTATACTAGGCGCACCCGCGCTTAATAACTACGCACACCACCTTAGCGCTGAGAATTTACAAATTGTTACACCTAATCTAAGCACAACCAATGTTCATTTAATGGGTTATTTTGTGTTCACTAAATACCGCATTGCTTTTGAAGCAGGGGGGGTGATGCTTTTGAGCGCACTAATAGGTGGAATCACTACAGCGCTTAGAAAAAGTTATCTTAGCCAAAAGGAAAATGCGTGA
- a CDS encoding tetratricopeptide repeat protein codes for MPQAASTFKRIIEEYPKSRYSPLSQMRLAQQAANEGNRSAALMGFQKAYQEANFNGLISDIAFNWTIKRDLFMLFSPVFLPFLCFGVKYEYFMKHPARSYDLLTELKNRAIFRPAIKIATLLSHQSNDFNVQEKATFELGLLYEKNNQPNEAHLANSEYIDNYNNATHIALVKARDKKVLFLMHGNYDEKLARYNQILKDYPASSDEYQKALEYKAALLLEHRYYSQVLELKLKQSSPYVQGALIELGKGALKDADCKSFNSFLVRVTGFDPHVFNADEQIQAFDCLYQQALYQKAAIFSQSALKDKSTDKLAWLYRQGRNLYALNDYQNSLLAAKDALSLAILSQSQKHYDIAFTVFLDYMQTNNPQEAFKIYADLAKWFKEDARMIEVYALLLQNEAKSTNNPTTLELYAKNLIALQDKYENNTYTPYAQNQLISALIRQGKLKEALKQSDLLLSKSLEPKDRQHVLYSKGTILKQSNQLVEAQNTFKACVAVSTNSPWKDLCSQALNLLKP; via the coding sequence ATGCCCCAAGCAGCTTCAACTTTTAAGCGCATTATTGAGGAATACCCTAAAAGTCGCTATTCTCCTCTCTCGCAAATGCGTTTAGCACAGCAAGCAGCCAATGAGGGTAATCGTAGCGCGGCTTTAATGGGGTTTCAAAAAGCCTATCAAGAGGCTAACTTTAATGGCTTGATAAGCGACATTGCTTTTAATTGGACTATTAAGCGCGATCTTTTTATGCTCTTTAGCCCGGTATTCCTCCCTTTTCTATGTTTTGGGGTAAAATACGAATATTTCATGAAACACCCGGCTAGATCCTATGATCTACTCACTGAACTTAAAAACCGCGCCATTTTTAGACCCGCTATTAAAATCGCTACCCTTCTCTCCCATCAAAGCAATGATTTTAATGTCCAAGAAAAAGCTACCTTTGAATTAGGTCTACTCTATGAGAAAAACAACCAGCCCAATGAAGCCCACCTAGCTAACTCAGAATACATAGATAATTACAATAACGCTACCCACATCGCCTTAGTCAAAGCCCGCGATAAAAAAGTGCTATTTTTAATGCATGGGAATTATGATGAAAAATTAGCCCGTTATAACCAAATCCTTAAAGATTACCCCGCAAGTTCTGATGAATACCAAAAGGCTTTGGAGTATAAGGCGGCTTTACTTTTAGAACACCGGTATTATAGTCAGGTTTTAGAGCTTAAACTCAAACAAAGCTCCCCTTATGTACAAGGCGCTTTAATTGAGTTAGGCAAGGGAGCGCTTAAAGATGCGGATTGTAAGAGCTTTAATTCTTTCTTAGTACGCGTTACTGGCTTTGATCCCCATGTCTTTAATGCTGATGAACAAATACAGGCCTTTGATTGTCTTTACCAACAAGCACTTTATCAAAAGGCTGCTATCTTTTCTCAAAGTGCTCTTAAAGATAAATCTACAGATAAACTAGCATGGCTATATAGACAAGGGCGCAATCTCTACGCGCTTAATGATTATCAAAATTCTTTACTAGCCGCTAAAGACGCGCTTTCTTTGGCTATACTCAGTCAAAGCCAAAAGCACTATGATATTGCCTTTACAGTGTTTTTAGATTATATGCAAACTAATAACCCACAAGAGGCGTTTAAAATTTATGCTGATTTAGCAAAATGGTTTAAAGAAGATGCGCGCATGATTGAGGTGTATGCTTTACTCTTGCAAAATGAAGCCAAGAGTACAAATAATCCCACAACTTTAGAACTCTATGCTAAAAATCTCATTGCCTTGCAAGATAAATATGAAAACAACACCTACACCCCCTATGCCCAAAACCAACTCATCAGCGCTTTAATACGGCAGGGTAAACTCAAAGAAGCCCTAAAACAAAGCGATTTATTATTAAGTAAATCTCTAGAGCCTAAGGATAGACAACATGTACTTTATAGCAAGGGCACGATTTTAAAACAGAGTAACCAATTAGTAGAAGCACAAAACACTTTTAAAGCCTGTGTAGCCGTCTCTACTAATTCGCCTTGGAAAGACCTCTGTTCTCAGGCACTTAATCTATTAAAACCCTAA
- a CDS encoding NADH-quinone oxidoreductase subunit N — translation MNSILSSLSPELDIQALLPMLISVGGGICLLLINAFMRFSRGLNVSLASVFLAFNLVVIYTYNPPIENIGTILNDNFALNGQLLLVLASFLLLLLVQSQERFTEFQTPEFYSLYLFMSAGFELMVSTDHLLLILLGLETASLSMCVLMALNYKNTGIEAAIKYFSMGVLASVFFTMGTALLYFLTGCLDLAGISDGLRSTLFDKAMPLTLPIFLLALACMLGAIGFKVSLVPFHTWMPDIYEGNNPVFAGFISIVPKIAGFVVILRVLYVFAHTSIFDTFAPTSIINIEHLYTFLIALTITIPNAMALLQKDVKRMMAYSSISHTGFALACAFVGSSALFVYWLLFLFTNIGAFAVLWMVSNQDDAKAHTYNYPYERFNGLIQTKPFLALLSAIFLCSLAGIPPFSMFWGKVLILQQVISEHQIFLPIVMMLNSAVGAVYYLRLIVAMFFKEPVKSSAPLSSNANTTLYTLTTTMAFLCVFSIFVLQVYMGSNRV, via the coding sequence ATGAATTCTATCCTCTCTTCTTTATCCCCTGAGTTAGATATACAAGCCCTCTTACCCATGCTCATTAGTGTAGGCGGGGGTATTTGTCTTTTATTGATCAATGCCTTTATGCGTTTTTCACGCGGGTTAAATGTATCTTTAGCCTCTGTATTTTTAGCCTTTAATCTGGTGGTTATCTACACTTACAACCCCCCTATAGAGAATATAGGGACTATTCTTAATGATAATTTTGCCCTCAATGGGCAGTTATTGTTAGTCTTAGCTAGTTTTTTACTTTTGCTATTAGTACAAAGCCAAGAGCGCTTTACTGAGTTTCAAACCCCTGAATTTTATTCTCTCTATCTCTTTATGAGCGCTGGTTTTGAGCTTATGGTTTCTACTGATCACTTATTACTCATTCTCTTAGGTTTAGAAACCGCCTCTTTATCTATGTGTGTGTTAATGGCTCTAAATTATAAAAATACCGGCATTGAAGCGGCGATTAAATATTTTAGTATGGGGGTTTTGGCTAGCGTGTTTTTTACAATGGGCACAGCTCTACTTTATTTTCTTACCGGGTGCTTAGATTTAGCAGGAATTAGCGATGGCCTTAGAAGTACACTTTTTGATAAAGCCATGCCATTAACCCTACCTATTTTTCTCTTAGCGCTTGCGTGCATGCTTGGAGCGATTGGCTTTAAAGTCTCTCTTGTGCCTTTTCATACTTGGATGCCTGATATTTATGAGGGCAATAACCCGGTCTTTGCTGGTTTTATCTCCATTGTGCCTAAAATAGCCGGGTTTGTGGTGATCTTGCGGGTACTCTATGTCTTTGCTCACACTTCAATCTTTGATACTTTTGCACCCACCTCAATTATTAACATTGAGCACCTCTATACATTCCTCATTGCCCTTACTATCACAATCCCAAATGCGATGGCACTTTTACAAAAAGATGTTAAGCGCATGATGGCTTATAGTTCTATTTCTCATACTGGTTTTGCGCTTGCCTGCGCTTTTGTTGGATCGTCGGCTCTTTTTGTCTATTGGCTTTTATTTTTATTCACTAACATCGGGGCATTTGCCGTACTTTGGATGGTTAGCAATCAAGATGATGCAAAAGCACACACCTATAATTATCCTTATGAGCGCTTTAATGGCTTGATTCAAACCAAACCCTTTTTAGCGCTATTAAGCGCGATCTTTTTATGCTCTTTAGCCGGTATTCCTCCCTTTTCTATGTTTTGGGGTAAAGTACTCATCTTGCAACAAGTTATTAGCGAACACCAAATCTTTTTGCCTATTGTGATGATGTTAAATAGCGCGGTGGGTGCGGTTTACTATCTGCGCCTTATAGTGGCGATGTTTTTTAAAGAACCGGTCAAATCTAGCGCGCCCCTTTCAAGCAATGCCAATACAACCCTCTACACCCTCACCACTACTATGGCTTTTTTATGTGTCTTTTCTATCTTTGTTTTACAAGTGTATATGGGTTCTAATAGAGTCTAG
- the nuoK gene encoding NADH-quinone oxidoreductase subunit NuoK — protein MITLGHYLVFAGLLFCVGLVGMLRRKNILMLFFSTEIMLNAINVAFVAISHALKNIDGQVFALFMVALAASEVAVGLGLVILWYKKHKTLDIDSLNRMKG, from the coding sequence GTGATCACTCTGGGGCATTACTTAGTTTTTGCAGGGTTACTTTTTTGTGTGGGACTAGTAGGCATGCTCAGACGGAAAAATATTTTAATGCTCTTTTTTTCTACAGAGATCATGCTCAATGCAATTAATGTTGCCTTTGTCGCAATTTCTCATGCGCTTAAAAACATAGATGGACAAGTTTTTGCGCTCTTTATGGTTGCTTTGGCTGCTTCTGAGGTGGCTGTGGGGCTAGGCTTGGTGATTTTATGGTATAAAAAGCATAAAACCCTAGACATTGACTCACTTAATCGCATGAAAGGCTAG
- the nuoI gene encoding NADH-quinone oxidoreductase subunit NuoI, protein MGKQTYKWLAKEPQENSPSAKLIGTLKSSFGLDLFKGLGLTIKEFFSKDVTIHYPMEVLPLSPRYRAVHHLQRLLDSGNERCIGCGLCEKICTSNCIRIITHKAPDERKYIDSYTINLGRCIYCGLCAEVCPELAIVMGQRFENSSVQRSQFGGKSEFLTDIESAKDHSHKEFAGFGSPSEHASQRMQQTPLDYATEEKTEEKSTEKVETPKDAHV, encoded by the coding sequence ATGGGAAAACAAACCTATAAATGGCTTGCTAAAGAACCCCAAGAAAATAGCCCTAGCGCTAAACTCATCGGCACGCTTAAATCTAGTTTTGGTTTGGATTTATTTAAAGGTTTGGGACTCACTATCAAAGAATTTTTTAGTAAAGATGTTACCATTCACTACCCAATGGAAGTACTCCCCTTAAGCCCGCGCTACCGCGCTGTACACCACTTACAAAGACTCTTAGATTCTGGCAATGAACGGTGTATCGGGTGTGGGCTATGCGAAAAGATTTGTACCAGTAATTGTATTAGAATCATCACCCATAAAGCCCCTGATGAGCGCAAATACATAGACAGCTACACGATTAATTTAGGCCGTTGCATTTACTGCGGACTATGTGCGGAGGTTTGCCCAGAACTTGCCATTGTAATGGGACAGCGCTTTGAAAATAGCAGTGTACAGCGATCGCAGTTTGGGGGTAAGAGTGAATTTTTAACAGATATAGAGAGTGCTAAAGATCACAGCCATAAAGAATTTGCCGGTTTTGGATCGCCTAGTGAACACGCTAGCCAAAGAATGCAACAAACCCCGCTAGATTACGCTACAGAGGAAAAAACAGAGGAAAAGAGTACAGAAAAAGTAGAAACCCCTAAGGATGCCCATGTTTGA